One Egicoccus halophilus genomic region harbors:
- a CDS encoding pyridoxal phosphate-dependent decarboxylase family protein translates to MTASAEPARDGLDPAQSGLGDMDADAFRRHGHAVVDLIADYLEGVGERPVLAQVRPGEVREALPATPPRAPEPFDAALDDLERVLLPGITHWNHPAFHAYFAITGSGPGILGEALSAALNVNGMLWRTSPSATELEELVLDWLRQLLGLPAGLRAIVTDSASMSTMLALAAAREQAGLDVRQRGLAGRADVPLLRIYTSEHAHSSVEKAAITLGLGRDGVRTVPTDAQHRLDVTALGEAVREDLRFGYRPLAFVPTVGTTSTTSIDPVGAVAELRDELVAELGHPIWLHVDGAYGGMAAICPELRWVLDGVERADSFVTNPHKWLFTPIDCSALFVREPAWLTRAFSLVPEYLTTDDEGVTDYMDWGVQLGRRFRALKLWLVIRYFGADGLAARIREHVAQAQRVVAWVEQHPDLELMAPAPLSTVCFRAAPEDLGGDEDARRRLNRAWLARINATGEAYLSHTELDGRYVLRLALGNLRTTDERLSATLAVLERELTTARAAGSGTPAAG, encoded by the coding sequence ATGACCGCGTCCGCCGAGCCGGCGCGCGACGGCCTCGACCCGGCACAGTCCGGTCTCGGGGACATGGACGCCGACGCCTTCCGCCGCCACGGGCACGCCGTGGTCGATCTGATCGCGGACTACCTCGAGGGCGTCGGCGAGCGTCCGGTCCTCGCCCAGGTGCGCCCCGGCGAGGTCCGCGAGGCGCTGCCGGCGACGCCACCGCGCGCGCCCGAACCGTTCGACGCGGCCCTCGACGACCTCGAGCGGGTACTGCTGCCGGGCATCACCCACTGGAACCATCCGGCGTTCCACGCCTACTTCGCCATCACCGGTTCGGGTCCCGGCATCCTCGGCGAGGCGCTGTCGGCCGCGCTCAACGTCAACGGCATGCTGTGGCGGACCTCGCCGTCGGCGACGGAACTCGAGGAGTTGGTGCTCGACTGGCTGCGGCAGCTGCTCGGGCTGCCGGCCGGTCTGCGGGCGATCGTCACCGACAGCGCGTCGATGTCGACCATGCTGGCGCTGGCGGCCGCCCGCGAGCAGGCCGGCCTCGACGTGCGCCAGCGGGGGCTCGCCGGACGTGCGGACGTCCCGCTGCTGCGCATCTACACCTCCGAGCACGCCCACTCGTCGGTGGAGAAGGCTGCGATCACGCTCGGCCTGGGACGCGACGGCGTGCGCACCGTCCCGACCGACGCGCAGCACCGACTGGACGTGACCGCGCTCGGCGAGGCGGTGCGCGAGGACCTGCGCTTCGGCTACCGGCCGCTCGCGTTCGTGCCGACGGTGGGCACCACCTCGACCACCTCGATCGACCCGGTGGGGGCGGTCGCCGAGCTGCGCGACGAGCTGGTCGCCGAGCTCGGCCACCCGATCTGGCTCCACGTCGACGGCGCCTACGGGGGCATGGCGGCGATCTGCCCCGAACTGCGGTGGGTGCTCGACGGGGTCGAGCGTGCCGACTCGTTCGTGACCAACCCGCACAAGTGGCTGTTCACGCCGATCGACTGCTCGGCCCTGTTCGTCCGCGAACCGGCGTGGCTCACGCGCGCCTTCTCGCTGGTGCCCGAGTACCTCACCACCGACGACGAGGGCGTGACCGACTACATGGACTGGGGCGTCCAGCTCGGCCGCCGCTTCCGGGCACTCAAGCTGTGGCTCGTGATCCGCTACTTCGGCGCCGACGGGCTGGCGGCCCGCATCCGCGAGCACGTCGCGCAGGCCCAGCGGGTGGTCGCCTGGGTCGAGCAGCATCCCGACCTCGAGCTGATGGCGCCCGCCCCGCTGTCCACGGTGTGCTTCCGCGCGGCCCCGGAGGACCTCGGCGGTGACGAGGACGCCCGCCGTCGGCTCAACCGCGCCTGGCTCGCGCGGATCAACGCCACCGGCGAGGCCTACCTGTCGCACACCGAGCTGGACGGCCGCTACGTGCTGCGGCTGGCGCTGGGGAACCTGCGCACGACCGACGAGCGACTCTCCGCGACGCTCGCGGTCCTGGAGCGCGAGCTCACGACGGCGCGGGCGGCCGGGTCGGGGACGCCAGCAGCGGGGTGA
- a CDS encoding TetR/AcrR family transcriptional regulator — translation MTSPPPATRRERNRTRTRRALVDAALELCASDGFEAVSVDRIADAAGVSPRTFFRYFPTKDEVLFADYEDEFDVWSIVTAAHVPGETVLDCIRRGTHQVAADYLARQEHWDRWFGVVAADPVLQRRFLAARARLQQRAAAAIGRMLGIDPSLDPRPTALAAAAMATTDAALRIWEASGRTRPRLEVVDEALDGLLELTPLLASPTRPPAPS, via the coding sequence ATGACCTCCCCCCCGCCGGCCACCCGCCGGGAGCGCAACCGGACCCGCACCCGTCGGGCGCTCGTCGACGCCGCCCTCGAACTGTGCGCCAGCGACGGGTTCGAGGCGGTCTCGGTGGACCGGATCGCCGACGCCGCCGGCGTGTCGCCGCGGACGTTCTTCCGCTACTTCCCGACCAAGGACGAGGTCCTCTTCGCCGACTACGAGGACGAGTTCGACGTCTGGTCCATCGTCACCGCCGCGCACGTCCCCGGCGAGACGGTGCTCGACTGCATCCGACGCGGGACCCACCAGGTCGCCGCCGACTACCTCGCCCGCCAGGAGCACTGGGACCGCTGGTTCGGGGTCGTCGCCGCCGATCCGGTGCTGCAACGCCGGTTCCTGGCGGCGCGGGCCCGCCTGCAGCAGCGCGCCGCCGCCGCCATCGGCCGCATGCTCGGGATCGACCCGTCGCTCGACCCGCGACCGACCGCGCTGGCCGCGGCCGCGATGGCGACGACCGACGCGGCGCTGCGCATCTGGGAGGCCTCGGGGCGAACGCGACCGCGCCTCGAGGTCGTCGACGAGGCCCTCGACGGCCTGCTCGAGCTCACCCCGCTGCTGGCGTCCCCGACCCGGCCGCCCGCGCCGTCGTGA
- a CDS encoding ABC transporter ATP-binding protein, translating into MPPLDLPAAPAAAATTAVIVVERLHYRYPGAATAAVENLSFRVAPGEVLGFLGPSGAGKSTTQQVLTGRLRGGDGHVRVLGVAPTALRPAERARIGVSFEQPALYPKLTAREQLTFFAALGGGTRARDVDDLLGRLGLADHADQRVGTYSKGMRTRLDLARALLHRPEVLLLDEPTGGLDPASSALVRQVVADERDRGAAVLLTTHDMELATALADRVALLAQGRLAASGTPRELVLAAGERGIVLTTDDGRRLARPLHAAGSDPEVLAWLRDPALATVHTTEPTLGEVFVRLTGQSLRADA; encoded by the coding sequence GTGCCCCCCCTCGACCTGCCCGCCGCACCGGCCGCGGCCGCGACCACCGCGGTGATCGTGGTCGAGCGCCTGCACTACCGCTACCCCGGTGCCGCCACGGCGGCCGTCGAGAACCTCAGCTTCCGCGTCGCCCCCGGGGAGGTGCTCGGCTTCCTCGGCCCGTCGGGTGCCGGCAAGTCGACGACCCAGCAGGTGCTCACCGGCCGGCTGCGAGGCGGCGACGGACACGTCCGCGTGCTCGGCGTCGCGCCGACGGCGCTGCGCCCCGCCGAGCGGGCCCGGATCGGCGTGTCGTTCGAACAGCCGGCGCTGTACCCGAAGCTGACCGCCCGGGAGCAGCTGACCTTCTTCGCCGCGCTCGGCGGCGGCACGCGCGCCCGCGACGTCGACGATCTGCTCGGGCGCCTCGGGCTGGCCGACCACGCCGACCAGCGGGTGGGCACCTACTCGAAGGGCATGCGGACCCGCCTCGACCTCGCCCGCGCGCTGCTGCACCGGCCCGAGGTGCTGCTCCTCGACGAGCCCACCGGCGGGCTGGATCCGGCCTCCTCGGCGCTGGTGCGCCAGGTGGTGGCCGACGAACGCGACCGGGGTGCCGCCGTGCTGCTCACCACGCACGACATGGAACTCGCCACCGCGCTGGCTGACCGGGTCGCGTTGCTCGCCCAGGGTCGGCTCGCCGCGAGCGGGACGCCCCGGGAACTGGTGCTCGCCGCCGGGGAGCGCGGCATCGTGCTGACCACCGACGACGGCCGCCGCCTGGCGCGGCCGCTCCACGCGGCCGGCAGCGACCCGGAGGTGCTGGCGTGGCTGCGCGACCCGGCGCTCGCCACCGTCCACACCACCGAGCCGACGCTGGGCGAGGTGTTCGTGCGCCTGACCGGCCAGTCGCTGCGGGCAGACGCGTGA
- a CDS encoding nuclear transport factor 2 family protein encodes MSDEQLAQELEAAERAFWSAGGDVEFYRDAVADELRCVFSVGILDRDATLRGVAQGAPWTDLELSELTVTPIAEDAAALVYRASAVPGGGGGRYETYVTSTYVRRDGRWRLLLHAHVPVADG; translated from the coding sequence GTGAGCGACGAGCAGCTCGCCCAGGAACTCGAAGCGGCGGAACGCGCGTTCTGGAGCGCCGGCGGGGACGTCGAGTTCTACCGCGATGCCGTCGCCGACGAGCTCCGGTGCGTGTTCTCCGTCGGGATCCTCGACCGTGACGCCACCCTGCGCGGGGTCGCGCAGGGTGCGCCGTGGACGGACCTCGAGCTCTCGGAGCTCACCGTCACGCCGATCGCCGAGGACGCCGCCGCGCTCGTCTATCGGGCGTCCGCGGTGCCCGGCGGCGGTGGCGGGCGCTACGAGACCTACGTCACCAGCACCTACGTGCGTCGCGACGGCCGGTGGCGCCTGCTGCTGCACGCCCACGTCCCGGTCGCCGACGGCTGA
- the meaB gene encoding methylmalonyl Co-A mutase-associated GTPase MeaB, with translation MGQTVEELVAGLERGERRALARLLTLAEDGAPERLREVVARLHPHTGRARVIGITGSPGVGKSTLTNAIAAALRAQDRSVAILAVDPSSPFSGGALLGDRVRMQSHAADPHVFIRSMASRGHLGGLSFATPQAVLVLDAAGFDDVIVETVGVGQSEVEIAATADTTVVALAPGMGDGIQAAKAGILEVADVFVINKADASGAGKLESELRGMLEMGHALADADTPAGWWPPIVRTVAVRGEGLDDVLDAFGTHDAWLASSGRGEQRRRERALHLVREIALEQVRLRFARLDGGDDPLLEELADRVATRQRDPYAAADDLLEALDGGEA, from the coding sequence GTGGGGCAGACGGTCGAGGAACTGGTCGCCGGGCTCGAACGGGGGGAGCGTCGGGCGCTGGCCCGCCTGCTGACCCTCGCCGAGGACGGCGCACCCGAGCGGCTGCGCGAGGTCGTCGCCCGGCTGCACCCGCACACCGGCCGGGCGCGGGTCATCGGGATCACCGGCTCGCCCGGGGTCGGCAAGTCGACCCTGACCAACGCGATCGCCGCCGCGCTGCGGGCACAGGACCGCTCGGTCGCGATCCTCGCCGTCGACCCGTCGTCGCCGTTCTCCGGCGGCGCGCTGCTCGGCGACCGGGTGCGCATGCAGTCCCACGCCGCCGACCCGCACGTGTTCATCCGCTCCATGGCGTCGCGCGGCCACCTCGGCGGACTGTCGTTCGCCACCCCGCAGGCGGTGCTGGTGCTCGACGCCGCCGGGTTCGACGACGTCATCGTCGAGACGGTCGGGGTCGGGCAGTCCGAGGTCGAGATCGCCGCCACCGCCGACACGACCGTCGTCGCGCTCGCCCCCGGCATGGGCGACGGGATCCAGGCCGCCAAGGCCGGCATCCTCGAGGTCGCCGACGTGTTCGTGATCAACAAGGCCGACGCGTCGGGCGCCGGCAAGCTCGAGTCCGAGCTGCGCGGGATGCTCGAGATGGGGCACGCGCTCGCCGACGCCGACACCCCGGCCGGCTGGTGGCCGCCGATCGTGCGGACCGTCGCCGTCCGTGGTGAGGGCCTCGACGACGTCCTCGACGCCTTCGGCACCCACGACGCGTGGCTGGCGTCGAGCGGCCGGGGCGAGCAGCGGCGTCGCGAGCGGGCGCTGCACCTGGTGCGCGAGATCGCGCTCGAACAGGTCCGGCTGCGCTTCGCCCGCCTCGACGGTGGCGACGACCCGCTGCTCGAGGAGCTCGCCGACCGGGTCGCGACTCGCCAGCGCGATCCCTACGCTGCCGCCGACGATCTGCTGGAGGCACTCGACGGGGGAGAAGCGTGA
- a CDS encoding sterol desaturase family protein: MGELVRGSLADVVALDLITPAIPVFVALMVLEMYVLHREQQLEDLEERAEQGRLVAGYELRDTLSSLTMGLGSLVVPVLVTSLLGLGGYLLVWNLTPLDLGSGWLAWAVALVGKDLGYYAFHRASHENRFLWAAHVVHHSSQRYNLSTALRQSWTPLTSWVFYVPLVLLGVNPAILVMSGAINLLYQFWIHTEAIGTLPRWVEYVWNTPSHHRVHHGSNPQYLDKNYGGMPIVWDRWFGTFEPEVEPVRYGLTTNIETYNPLRIATHEYAAIWREARADTSWRTRLGRVWHGPGWRPAPAPAVPVER, from the coding sequence ATGGGTGAGCTGGTGCGTGGGTCGTTGGCGGACGTGGTCGCGCTCGACCTGATCACGCCGGCCATCCCGGTGTTCGTCGCGCTGATGGTGCTCGAGATGTACGTCCTGCACCGCGAGCAGCAGCTCGAGGACCTCGAGGAGCGCGCCGAGCAGGGGCGGCTCGTGGCCGGCTACGAGCTGCGCGACACGCTGTCGAGCCTGACGATGGGGCTCGGCAGCCTGGTGGTGCCGGTCCTGGTGACCTCGCTGCTCGGCCTCGGCGGGTACCTGCTGGTGTGGAACCTGACGCCGCTCGACCTCGGCTCGGGATGGCTCGCATGGGCGGTCGCACTGGTCGGCAAGGACCTCGGCTACTACGCCTTCCACCGGGCCAGCCACGAGAACCGGTTCCTGTGGGCGGCTCACGTGGTCCACCACTCGAGCCAGCGCTACAACCTCTCGACCGCATTGCGCCAGAGCTGGACGCCGCTGACGAGCTGGGTGTTCTACGTGCCACTGGTGCTGCTCGGCGTCAACCCGGCGATCCTGGTCATGAGCGGCGCCATCAACCTGCTCTACCAGTTCTGGATCCACACCGAGGCGATCGGCACGCTGCCACGTTGGGTCGAGTACGTCTGGAACACGCCGAGCCACCACCGGGTGCACCACGGGTCCAACCCGCAGTACCTCGACAAGAACTACGGCGGCATGCCGATCGTCTGGGACCGGTGGTTCGGCACCTTCGAGCCGGAGGTCGAACCCGTCCGCTACGGGCTGACCACCAACATCGAGACCTACAACCCGCTGCGCATCGCCACCCACGAGTACGCGGCGATCTGGCGGGAGGCGCGCGCCGACACCTCCTGGCGGACCCGCCTCGGGCGCGTCTGGCACGGTCCGGGCTGGCGGCCCGCTCCCGCGCCCGCCGTCCCGGTCGAGCGTTGA